Proteins from a single region of Takifugu rubripes chromosome 4, fTakRub1.2, whole genome shotgun sequence:
- the LOC101064305 gene encoding receptor-type tyrosine-protein phosphatase epsilon-like isoform X1, with product MEGGMEGCREGGGSPGSALSSASHRKRILSALRRAAALIAGGSSTPTPPCVYSPRDITHSGDVGLAQVGDTPTSSLAVDPQPETSHGSSQPPPLPPPTPSLVSIAGVCANPSDLFIHSCRGCLTEDVRRGLRVGSPDRSSSRPPWTEARGGHLIPDHRGSARKLTMVLFLVGFSVAVNNSAHENQTAENPTHRGDHVLPSTLVISLLLIIVVLLTIYCLRFKNHRKALVTSVDKKIPNGFMEEQGEQTVVLLPRSPSPSKRYFPIPLDSLEEEYRIRSADDGKLFREEFNSLPCYYHLGSFEEASREHNREKNRYPNILPYDHSRVVLSHDGLHSDYINASYIDGFKEKNKFIAAQGPKLETVADFWRMIWEQKTATIVMLTNLKERKEEKCFQYWPEKGCWIYGSVRVAMEDFTVLVDYTVRKFYIQYQGSDGPRAPRLVTQLHFTGWPDFGVPFSPIGMLKFLKKVKAVNPPYAGPIVVHCSAGVGRTGTFIVIDSMIDMMHTEQRVDVFGSVSRIREQRCQLIQTDMQYSFIYQALLEYFLYGDTELDVCSLEGHLHRLHNTRAPHDRLGLEEEFRKLTNVRIMKENMRTGNLPANMKKNRVLQIIPYDFNRVILSVKRGQEFTDYINASFIDGYRQKDYFIATQGPLSHTVEDFWRMVWEWRCHSIVMLTELKEREQEKCFQYWPPEGSVTFGDYSVELTADTLCETFSVKDLVLTYRPEKQSQHVRHFHFHGWPEIGIPGEGRGMIDIIAAVQRQQQQSGNRPIIVHCSAGAGRTGTFIALSNILERVKAEGLLDVFQTVKSLRTQRPHMVQTVEQYDFCYRVVQDFVDIFSDYANFK from the exons atggagggggggatggagggatgtagggaggggggagggtcTCCAGGCTCCGCGCTCAGCTCAGCCTCTCACAGGAAGCGCATCCTCTCGGCGCTGCGCCGCGCTGCTGCCCTGATCGCCGGGGGATCGTCCACGCCAACGCCTCCGTGCGTTTATTCTCCCAGGGACATTACACATTCGGGCGACGTCGGCTTGGCGCAGGTGGGGGACACGCCGACATCCTCCCTCGCTGTAGACCCTCAACCGGAGACATCTCACG GCTCCTCTcaaccccccccactcccaccccccacccccagcctcGTATCGATTGCGGGAGTTTGCGCCAACCCCAGTGACCTCTTCATCCACTCCTGCCGTGGGTGCCTCACGGAGGATGTCAGACGGGGACTGAGGGTAGGAAGCCCCGACAGGTCCAGCAGTCGGCCGCCATGGACTGAGGCGAGGGGGGGTCATCTGATACCAGATCACAGGGGCTCTGCTCGGAAGT TGACAATGGTGTTGTTCCTGGTTGGCTTCTCTGTTGCCGTGAATAATTCTGCCCATGAGAACCAAACAGCAG AGAACCCCACCCACAGAGGTGACCATGTGCTGCCCTCAACGCTGGTCATATCGCTGCTTCTCATCATCGTCGTCTTGCTGACCATCTACTGCCTGAG ATTCAAAAACCACAGGAAGGCTCTAGTGACGTCAGTGGATAAGAAGATTCCGAATGGCTTCATGGAAGAACAAG GAGAGCAGACAGTGGTCCTCCTCCCCAGATCTCCCTCACCGTCCAAGAGGTACTTCCCGATCCCTCTGGACTCCCTGGAGGAGGAGTACCGGATACGCTCTGCAGATGATGGCAAGCTCTTCAGAGAAGAATTCAAT TCGCTGCCATGTTACTACCACCTGGGGTCCTTCGAGGAGGCGAGCCGAGAGCacaacagagagaaaaacagatacCCCAACATTTTACCAT ACGACCATTCCAGAGTGGTGCTGAGTCATGACGGACTACATTCAGACTACATAAACGCATCCTACATAGAT GGTTTTAAAGAGAAGAACAAATTTATTGCGGCTCAAG GGCCAAAGCTTGAGACAGTGGCGGACTTTTGGCGCATGATTTGGGAGCAGAAGACAGCCACCATAGTGATGCTGACAAACCTGAAAGAACGCAAAGAG GAGAAGTGTTTTCAGTACTGGCCGGAAAAGGGCTGCTGGATATACGGGAGTGTCAGAGTCGCCATGGAGGACTTCACCGTGTTGGTGGACTACACCGTTCGGAAATTCTATATCCAATAT CAGGGCAGCGATGGTCCCAGAGCCCCCCGCCTGGTCACCCAGCTCCACTTCACCGGCTGGCCAGACTTCGGGGTGCCCTTCTCCCCCATCGGCATGCTGAAATTCCTCAAGAAGGTCAAGGCTGTGAACCCACCCTACGCTGGGCCCATTGTTGTCCACTGCAG CGCCGGGGTGGGGAGGACCGGGACGTTTATCGTCATTGACAGCATGATCGACATGATGCACACGGAACAGAGGGTGGATGTCTTCGGCTCCGTGAGCAGAATACGAGAGCAGCGCTGTCAGCTCATCCAGACAGAT ATGCAGTACTCCTTCATCTACCAGGCTCTGCTGGAGTACTTCCTGTACGGAGACACCGAGCTGGATGTGTGCTCTCTGGAGGGCCATCTGCACAGGCTTCACAACACCAGGGCTCCCCACGACAGGCTgggcctggaggaggagttCAGG aagCTGACCAACGTTCGCATCAtgaaggagaacatgaggaCTGGGAACCTTCCTGCCAACATGAAGAAGAACCGTGTGCTTCAGATCATTCCGT ATGATTTCAACCGGGTAATACTCTCAGTGAAAAGAGGACAGGAGTTCACCGACTACATCAATGCCTCCTTTATTGAT GGCTACAGGCAGAAGGACTATTTTATCGCGACCCAGGGCCCCCTGTCTCACACAGTGGAGGACTTCTGGAGGATGGTGTGGGAGTGGAGGTGTCATTCAATCGTTATGCTCACCGAGCTCAAAGAGAGGGAGCAG GAAAAGTGTTTCCAGTAttggccaccagagggcagtgtTACCTTTGGAGATTACAGCGTGGAGCTGACCGCAGACACGCTGTGTGAGACCTTCAGTGTGAAAGACCTGGTGCTCACCTACAGGCCA GAAAAGCAATCACAGCACGTCCGACACTTCCACTTCCACGGGTGGCCCGAGATTGGAATACCGGGCGAAGGAAGAGGAATGATTGACATTATTGCCGctgtgcagaggcagcagcagcaatctgGGAATCGCCCCATAATCGTACACTGCAG TGCCGGCGCAGGTCGGACAGGCACCTTCATCGCCCTCAGTAACATCCTGGAGAGGGTGAAAGCTGAAGGCCTCCTGGATGTCTTTCAGACAGTCAAGAGTTTACGCACGCAGAGACCGCACATGGTTCAGACTGTG GAGCAATACGACTTCTGCTACAGGGTGGTTCAGGATTTTGTCGACATCTTCTCAGACTATGCCAATTTCAAATAA
- the LOC101064305 gene encoding receptor-type tyrosine-protein phosphatase epsilon-like isoform X2, whose product MRSKVAFVTMVLFLVGFSVAVNNSAHENQTAENPTHRGDHVLPSTLVISLLLIIVVLLTIYCLRFKNHRKALVTSVDKKIPNGFMEEQGEQTVVLLPRSPSPSKRYFPIPLDSLEEEYRIRSADDGKLFREEFNSLPCYYHLGSFEEASREHNREKNRYPNILPYDHSRVVLSHDGLHSDYINASYIDGFKEKNKFIAAQGPKLETVADFWRMIWEQKTATIVMLTNLKERKEEKCFQYWPEKGCWIYGSVRVAMEDFTVLVDYTVRKFYIQYQGSDGPRAPRLVTQLHFTGWPDFGVPFSPIGMLKFLKKVKAVNPPYAGPIVVHCSAGVGRTGTFIVIDSMIDMMHTEQRVDVFGSVSRIREQRCQLIQTDMQYSFIYQALLEYFLYGDTELDVCSLEGHLHRLHNTRAPHDRLGLEEEFRKLTNVRIMKENMRTGNLPANMKKNRVLQIIPYDFNRVILSVKRGQEFTDYINASFIDGYRQKDYFIATQGPLSHTVEDFWRMVWEWRCHSIVMLTELKEREQEKCFQYWPPEGSVTFGDYSVELTADTLCETFSVKDLVLTYRPEKQSQHVRHFHFHGWPEIGIPGEGRGMIDIIAAVQRQQQQSGNRPIIVHCSAGAGRTGTFIALSNILERVKAEGLLDVFQTVKSLRTQRPHMVQTVEQYDFCYRVVQDFVDIFSDYANFK is encoded by the exons ATGAGGTCGAAGGTGGCGTTCG TGACAATGGTGTTGTTCCTGGTTGGCTTCTCTGTTGCCGTGAATAATTCTGCCCATGAGAACCAAACAGCAG AGAACCCCACCCACAGAGGTGACCATGTGCTGCCCTCAACGCTGGTCATATCGCTGCTTCTCATCATCGTCGTCTTGCTGACCATCTACTGCCTGAG ATTCAAAAACCACAGGAAGGCTCTAGTGACGTCAGTGGATAAGAAGATTCCGAATGGCTTCATGGAAGAACAAG GAGAGCAGACAGTGGTCCTCCTCCCCAGATCTCCCTCACCGTCCAAGAGGTACTTCCCGATCCCTCTGGACTCCCTGGAGGAGGAGTACCGGATACGCTCTGCAGATGATGGCAAGCTCTTCAGAGAAGAATTCAAT TCGCTGCCATGTTACTACCACCTGGGGTCCTTCGAGGAGGCGAGCCGAGAGCacaacagagagaaaaacagatacCCCAACATTTTACCAT ACGACCATTCCAGAGTGGTGCTGAGTCATGACGGACTACATTCAGACTACATAAACGCATCCTACATAGAT GGTTTTAAAGAGAAGAACAAATTTATTGCGGCTCAAG GGCCAAAGCTTGAGACAGTGGCGGACTTTTGGCGCATGATTTGGGAGCAGAAGACAGCCACCATAGTGATGCTGACAAACCTGAAAGAACGCAAAGAG GAGAAGTGTTTTCAGTACTGGCCGGAAAAGGGCTGCTGGATATACGGGAGTGTCAGAGTCGCCATGGAGGACTTCACCGTGTTGGTGGACTACACCGTTCGGAAATTCTATATCCAATAT CAGGGCAGCGATGGTCCCAGAGCCCCCCGCCTGGTCACCCAGCTCCACTTCACCGGCTGGCCAGACTTCGGGGTGCCCTTCTCCCCCATCGGCATGCTGAAATTCCTCAAGAAGGTCAAGGCTGTGAACCCACCCTACGCTGGGCCCATTGTTGTCCACTGCAG CGCCGGGGTGGGGAGGACCGGGACGTTTATCGTCATTGACAGCATGATCGACATGATGCACACGGAACAGAGGGTGGATGTCTTCGGCTCCGTGAGCAGAATACGAGAGCAGCGCTGTCAGCTCATCCAGACAGAT ATGCAGTACTCCTTCATCTACCAGGCTCTGCTGGAGTACTTCCTGTACGGAGACACCGAGCTGGATGTGTGCTCTCTGGAGGGCCATCTGCACAGGCTTCACAACACCAGGGCTCCCCACGACAGGCTgggcctggaggaggagttCAGG aagCTGACCAACGTTCGCATCAtgaaggagaacatgaggaCTGGGAACCTTCCTGCCAACATGAAGAAGAACCGTGTGCTTCAGATCATTCCGT ATGATTTCAACCGGGTAATACTCTCAGTGAAAAGAGGACAGGAGTTCACCGACTACATCAATGCCTCCTTTATTGAT GGCTACAGGCAGAAGGACTATTTTATCGCGACCCAGGGCCCCCTGTCTCACACAGTGGAGGACTTCTGGAGGATGGTGTGGGAGTGGAGGTGTCATTCAATCGTTATGCTCACCGAGCTCAAAGAGAGGGAGCAG GAAAAGTGTTTCCAGTAttggccaccagagggcagtgtTACCTTTGGAGATTACAGCGTGGAGCTGACCGCAGACACGCTGTGTGAGACCTTCAGTGTGAAAGACCTGGTGCTCACCTACAGGCCA GAAAAGCAATCACAGCACGTCCGACACTTCCACTTCCACGGGTGGCCCGAGATTGGAATACCGGGCGAAGGAAGAGGAATGATTGACATTATTGCCGctgtgcagaggcagcagcagcaatctgGGAATCGCCCCATAATCGTACACTGCAG TGCCGGCGCAGGTCGGACAGGCACCTTCATCGCCCTCAGTAACATCCTGGAGAGGGTGAAAGCTGAAGGCCTCCTGGATGTCTTTCAGACAGTCAAGAGTTTACGCACGCAGAGACCGCACATGGTTCAGACTGTG GAGCAATACGACTTCTGCTACAGGGTGGTTCAGGATTTTGTCGACATCTTCTCAGACTATGCCAATTTCAAATAA
- the LOC101064305 gene encoding receptor-type tyrosine-protein phosphatase epsilon-like isoform X3 yields the protein MVLFLVGFSVAVNNSAHENQTAENPTHRGDHVLPSTLVISLLLIIVVLLTIYCLRFKNHRKALVTSVDKKIPNGFMEEQGEQTVVLLPRSPSPSKRYFPIPLDSLEEEYRIRSADDGKLFREEFNSLPCYYHLGSFEEASREHNREKNRYPNILPYDHSRVVLSHDGLHSDYINASYIDGFKEKNKFIAAQGPKLETVADFWRMIWEQKTATIVMLTNLKERKEEKCFQYWPEKGCWIYGSVRVAMEDFTVLVDYTVRKFYIQYQGSDGPRAPRLVTQLHFTGWPDFGVPFSPIGMLKFLKKVKAVNPPYAGPIVVHCSAGVGRTGTFIVIDSMIDMMHTEQRVDVFGSVSRIREQRCQLIQTDMQYSFIYQALLEYFLYGDTELDVCSLEGHLHRLHNTRAPHDRLGLEEEFRKLTNVRIMKENMRTGNLPANMKKNRVLQIIPYDFNRVILSVKRGQEFTDYINASFIDGYRQKDYFIATQGPLSHTVEDFWRMVWEWRCHSIVMLTELKEREQEKCFQYWPPEGSVTFGDYSVELTADTLCETFSVKDLVLTYRPEKQSQHVRHFHFHGWPEIGIPGEGRGMIDIIAAVQRQQQQSGNRPIIVHCSAGAGRTGTFIALSNILERVKAEGLLDVFQTVKSLRTQRPHMVQTVEQYDFCYRVVQDFVDIFSDYANFK from the exons ATGGTGTTGTTCCTGGTTGGCTTCTCTGTTGCCGTGAATAATTCTGCCCATGAGAACCAAACAGCAG AGAACCCCACCCACAGAGGTGACCATGTGCTGCCCTCAACGCTGGTCATATCGCTGCTTCTCATCATCGTCGTCTTGCTGACCATCTACTGCCTGAG ATTCAAAAACCACAGGAAGGCTCTAGTGACGTCAGTGGATAAGAAGATTCCGAATGGCTTCATGGAAGAACAAG GAGAGCAGACAGTGGTCCTCCTCCCCAGATCTCCCTCACCGTCCAAGAGGTACTTCCCGATCCCTCTGGACTCCCTGGAGGAGGAGTACCGGATACGCTCTGCAGATGATGGCAAGCTCTTCAGAGAAGAATTCAAT TCGCTGCCATGTTACTACCACCTGGGGTCCTTCGAGGAGGCGAGCCGAGAGCacaacagagagaaaaacagatacCCCAACATTTTACCAT ACGACCATTCCAGAGTGGTGCTGAGTCATGACGGACTACATTCAGACTACATAAACGCATCCTACATAGAT GGTTTTAAAGAGAAGAACAAATTTATTGCGGCTCAAG GGCCAAAGCTTGAGACAGTGGCGGACTTTTGGCGCATGATTTGGGAGCAGAAGACAGCCACCATAGTGATGCTGACAAACCTGAAAGAACGCAAAGAG GAGAAGTGTTTTCAGTACTGGCCGGAAAAGGGCTGCTGGATATACGGGAGTGTCAGAGTCGCCATGGAGGACTTCACCGTGTTGGTGGACTACACCGTTCGGAAATTCTATATCCAATAT CAGGGCAGCGATGGTCCCAGAGCCCCCCGCCTGGTCACCCAGCTCCACTTCACCGGCTGGCCAGACTTCGGGGTGCCCTTCTCCCCCATCGGCATGCTGAAATTCCTCAAGAAGGTCAAGGCTGTGAACCCACCCTACGCTGGGCCCATTGTTGTCCACTGCAG CGCCGGGGTGGGGAGGACCGGGACGTTTATCGTCATTGACAGCATGATCGACATGATGCACACGGAACAGAGGGTGGATGTCTTCGGCTCCGTGAGCAGAATACGAGAGCAGCGCTGTCAGCTCATCCAGACAGAT ATGCAGTACTCCTTCATCTACCAGGCTCTGCTGGAGTACTTCCTGTACGGAGACACCGAGCTGGATGTGTGCTCTCTGGAGGGCCATCTGCACAGGCTTCACAACACCAGGGCTCCCCACGACAGGCTgggcctggaggaggagttCAGG aagCTGACCAACGTTCGCATCAtgaaggagaacatgaggaCTGGGAACCTTCCTGCCAACATGAAGAAGAACCGTGTGCTTCAGATCATTCCGT ATGATTTCAACCGGGTAATACTCTCAGTGAAAAGAGGACAGGAGTTCACCGACTACATCAATGCCTCCTTTATTGAT GGCTACAGGCAGAAGGACTATTTTATCGCGACCCAGGGCCCCCTGTCTCACACAGTGGAGGACTTCTGGAGGATGGTGTGGGAGTGGAGGTGTCATTCAATCGTTATGCTCACCGAGCTCAAAGAGAGGGAGCAG GAAAAGTGTTTCCAGTAttggccaccagagggcagtgtTACCTTTGGAGATTACAGCGTGGAGCTGACCGCAGACACGCTGTGTGAGACCTTCAGTGTGAAAGACCTGGTGCTCACCTACAGGCCA GAAAAGCAATCACAGCACGTCCGACACTTCCACTTCCACGGGTGGCCCGAGATTGGAATACCGGGCGAAGGAAGAGGAATGATTGACATTATTGCCGctgtgcagaggcagcagcagcaatctgGGAATCGCCCCATAATCGTACACTGCAG TGCCGGCGCAGGTCGGACAGGCACCTTCATCGCCCTCAGTAACATCCTGGAGAGGGTGAAAGCTGAAGGCCTCCTGGATGTCTTTCAGACAGTCAAGAGTTTACGCACGCAGAGACCGCACATGGTTCAGACTGTG GAGCAATACGACTTCTGCTACAGGGTGGTTCAGGATTTTGTCGACATCTTCTCAGACTATGCCAATTTCAAATAA
- the gnrh3 gene encoding gonadotropin-releasing hormone 3, which produces MEANSRVMVQVLLLALALQVTLSQHWSYGWLPGGKRSVGELEATIRMMGTGGVVSLPDEESAQTQERLRPYNVISEELNRFDPKRRIQNN; this is translated from the exons ATGGAAGCAAACAGCAGGGTGAtggtgcaggtgctgctgttggCGTTGGCGCTCCAGGTCACCCTGTCGCAGCACTGGTCCTACGGATGGTTACCCGGTGGCAAGAGGAGCGTGGGCGAGTTGGAGGCAACCATCAGG ATGATGGGGACGGGAGGAGTGGTGTCTCTCCCCGACGAGGAGAGTGCCCAGACCCAGGAGAGACTTCGACCATACAATGTA ATCAGCGAAGAGCTCAATCGCTTCGACCCAAAGAGAAGGATCCAGAATAACTGA